ACGGCAGGGCGTCGACGAGGGTCCGGGTGACGCCGTACGGATCGTCGTCGTCCCCGAGGAAGTGCAGGACCGCGACGAGTGACAGCGCGACGGGCCGGTCGAAGTCCAGGAAACGGCGGGCGTGTTCGAGGACTTCTCGCGGTTCGCGTACGTCGGTCTCGACGTAGTCGGTCGCCCCTTCGTCCGTGCTGATCAGCAGGGCCTCGGCGTGCCGGAGCACGACCGGGTCGTTGTCCGCGTAGACGATCCGGGCGGACGGGACGATCTTCTGCACGATCTGGTGCAGGTTGGGCTGGGTGGGTATGCCGGTTCCGATGTCGAGGAACTGGTCGAACCCGCTCCTGGCCGCCCAGGCGACGGCACGGTGCATGAACTCCCGGTTGATCTGCGCACCCCGCTGCGCCCCCTTGGCCAGCTTCTCCGCCAACTCCCGGTCGACCGGGTAGTTGTCCTTGCCGCCCAGGAAGTAGTCGTAGAGCCGGGCCGGGTGCGGCTTGCTGGTGTCGATCTGCGGCTTGGGGGTGCCAGATGTCATGCGCGGGATTATGTCACCGCGAGCACACGCCCGATGACTCGCCCTCCGTTTGTGGTGGTGTCAACTCCCGTGCGGGGTCGTCCTGTTCGGGCCGCTTCGGTCAGCTGACGGTCAGTCGGTAGATCTGTCGTGAGCCGCCCTCCGGGCCCGGATCGGTGGCTTCGGCGGGGGTGAAGCACAGCCGCTCGTAGAAGACGCGGGCGCCGCTCTCGACGGCGCCCGGATGGTCGGCGCCGAAGGTGACCACCTCAACGGTCCCGGGACCGGTGACGTACCTCTTCATCGCGTCGGCCATCAGCGCCGCGCCGACTCCCTGGCCGCGTGCCTGCCGCGAGACGACGAGCCAGTGGACGTGGAAGGTCGGGGCGTCGGACCCGAACAACAGGCCGCCGAGCAGCGGCGGTTGCGGATCCGGTTCCGGGGTGGTGTCCGGGCCGACGGCGAGCAGGGCCTTGGAGTCACGAATGTGCTCGGCCACGGCATCACTGAAGCCGGGATCATCGACCATCGGCCCGAACCAGTGCTCCACCTGGGCGGCGAGGCCGAGAAAGCCGGGCAGATCCCGCTCCCGCGCGAGTCTCACGATCATGCGGGCATTCTGACAGTGCCGGAACCGCGATGGCCCGCGGTTATCAGTACGACGAGCGCCGCCGTCGCCGCGCCGAACAGCATGACCGCCGACGGCGAGGAACGGTCGAGCGCGAGGCCACCGACGAGCGCGCCGACGGAGATGGTCGCGTGGAAGGACGCGGTGGACAGGACCGAGGACGCATCCGGCGTATCCGGAAAGGCGTTGGCGAACCAGGTCTGCGAGCAGACGGGATCGGCACCGTACGCGATTCTCCCAACGCAGGGACACACCAACGCACCGACGACGGCCGCCCGCTCACGATGGGCGTTTTCACGCGCCACGGAGGGCCGGAAATGGCGGCGAGGGCAGGATTCGAACCTACGTCCACCCGGAAAGCGAGCCGGGCGCTCCTCCGCAGAGCTTCCTCGCCGCCACCGTGATCCTCAGGCGTCGGTGCCCCCTGCCGCAACCCAATTCCCGGCGCCCGCCCGGCGGATCAGAGCCACTCCCCCGCCGCCTCGCGCTTGTTCCGGCCCGAGAACACCCCGGCGGAGCGCAGCGCGCTCGCCATCAGCGGATCGCGCACCGCGACTCCGTGCACCAGTTCGGGCGTGCGAATGAACCGGACCGCTTTCGCCGCAGGTCGCGGACCGGTCCAGCCGCCGGCCACCGGATCCACCCCGTTCCGCGCGCAGGCGGCCTCCACCAGCGAGCGCGGGCACTCCCGCTCGCCCCGCAACACCTCCCACGGCAGGGGCAGTTCGGCCCAGACATACGTGTCGGGGTGCAGTCCCCCACGGGTCTTGCGGTGCCAGTACGCCACGTCGGCGGCCATGAGCCGGGGCACCTTCCCCGGGCAGAAGCGGTCCAGGATCGCCTCCTCCCCCAGCTCCGTGAGCAGCGCGAACCAGTGCGCTCGGGCCGTGCTCCACGCCTGCGCGGCCTGGTTCCAGGTCGACGAGTCGTTGCCTGGGCGCACGATCATGCTGTGGCGCTCAAGCCTTGAGCGGTTCCAGGCGTCCTCCAGCAGTCCGGCCGCCACCCGCAGGACCTGGTTCCAGTGCACCAGCAGCCGCTTCAGATCGTCGTCGGCCACCTGGCCGAGCACTTCGGCCGTGGGATGCGCGTGGGCCAGCGCGTACCAGTTCGTCCGCTCGGGCCGGTCACGCAGCCGCCGGAAGAGGGCGTCGGCGATCTCGTCGTACGGCCGGCGCTGTTTGCCGTTGGTGAAGACGCTGCGCATATGGGCGCGGGCGGTGAGATACGCGATGAATGCGGCGGTGTCCGGGTCGGCGGCGAACAGCTCGTACGGGAGGGTACGGGCGAGCGCGCCCTTGCCGGTCATGGTGACCTCGCGGCGCCGCTGCTCGTGCACGACCCGGGCCAGCTTCGCCTCCATCCGGCGCAGCAGCCGGAAACGCTTGTTGTACTGACGCTTGGAGATCTCACCGATGCCCGCATCGGCGCGCTCGGCGCGGTTGAGCCGGTCCCGGCCGAAGTCGTTGTCCCCGTAACGTCGTTGGATCTCCTCCCCGGCGGTGCGTATCAGTGCCTCGATACGGGCGGGGTCGTCCCCGTCACTCGCGGGCACCTGTGGCACGTCGGTGAACAGGGCGGCGGCGCGGCCGAGTTGGCGCTGTGCGCCGACCGGCCTGGCGAAGTCCTCACGCATGGAGGTGTAGCCGTGCCACAGCCGGCTCAGCGAGTGCTCGGCGGCCTTCTCCAGGGCCGCGCGGGTGGTTACGTCGAGTTCCGTCCCCCCGGCGGTGAACAGATTCTGGATGAGCTGGGCCACGTCTTCGGGACGCCTGCGGAGCGTGAGCGACGCGTGCAACTCACGGAGGACGGGCTCGGTTCGGTCGGTTCGGACAGCTCTGGACGACGACGCGCACATCTGGCCCACCCTGCCACCGCGCCCGGCGGACCTCCACCGGATATCCGTCGGAACGGTTACGGCATCCGACCACCCCCTGGGTGGATGCGCGCGTCCGTCTCCCACGGGCGGGCCGGTCATGAAACCGTACGGGGATGAGCACCTTCGTACCGCCGCCCGCGACCGCGGCATGGGCGCACGAGCACGCGCGACAGGGCTTCGAGGTCGTCTACTTCCGGCGCTCGGGCGACGTACGGCGGGACCAGCACGCACCGCACGGGCAGGACTGGCTGCACATCGTGGGGTGCACCACCGCCGTCGAGGACGGCCGGACGTGGACGGTGGACTACGACCTCACCCTGGACGCCGGGTGGGTGACGCGCCGGGCCGTCGTCACCTGCCGGTCCGAGGCCGGAACGCGCTCGACGGTGCTCCAGGCCGACGGCGCGGGCCGCTGGCGGGTGGACGGCGCGCCGGCGCCGTATCTCGACGGGTGTCTAGACGTCGATCTGGAGTCGTCGGCGATGACCAACGCCCTTCCCGTGCATCGCTTCCGGCTACCCGTCGGGACACTGACGTCGGCGCCGGCCGCGTACGTACGCGCGCTCGACCTGTCCGTCGAACGGCTCGACCAGGACTACCGGCGCGCCCCCGACGAGGGGTCGCGGCAGTGCTACGACTACTCGGCCCCGGTCTTCGACTTCCGCTGCCGGCTGGTCTACGACGAGGCCGGTCTGGTGCTCTCGTACCCGGGGATCGCGACCCGCGCGGCGTAGGCACGGGGCAGCCGCACGCGCCGCGTCAGCGGATCGGGAACTCGACCCGTGCTCGCTCTCCGGACGCGGGCCGAAGACGCGCCGCTCGGACTCCTCGATCCGCAGGTCGTTGATGCTGGCCTCGCGGCGCCGCATCAGCCCGTTCTCGTCGAACTCCCACAGCTCGTTGCCGTAGCTGCGCCACCACTGCCCTCCGCTGTCGCGGCACTCGTACTGGAACCGCACCGCGATCCGGTCGCCATCGAACGCCCACAGGTTCTTACGGAGCGCGTAGTCCAGCTCGCGCGACCACTTGGCGCTCAGGAATTCCACGATCGCCGGGCGGCCGGTGACGAAGGTGTCGCGGTTGCGCCAGACTGAATCGGCCGTGTACGCGCCGGCGACGCGCTCGGGGTCGCGGGTGTTCCAGGCGTCTTCGGCGGCCTGCACCTTCTTCAGTGCGGCGGCGCGGTCGAACGGCGGTACGGGCGGACGGTCATGGGCATCTCCTGACGACGGTATTGCCGGGTGGGCTCTGGGCGGGCGCTGGGCCTGAGCCGGGTCCGGGGCTAGGATCGCGGAGCGATTCTCGCCCAGCACCGCAAGCGAGTCCATCAATACCGAGGGAGCATCATTGTTCACCCTCGTCCAGCTGACCAACTTCGTCGCCGTCGCCGAGGAGCTGCACTTCGGGCGGGCCGCCGAGCGGCTTCAGATGACGCAGCCGCCGCTCAGCCGCCAGATTCAGCTCCTTGAGGCGACGCTGCGGGTCCAGCTCTTCGACCGCACCAACCGTTCCGTACGGCTGACGCCCGCCGGCCGCGCGTTCCTGCACGAGGCACGCCGCATCCTGCGCCAGACGGAGCAGGCCACGATCGCCGTACGCCAGGTGTCCACCGGCGAGGCGGGCGCGATCGCCATCGGGTTCACCGCCGCCAGCGCGTACTCCATGCTCGGCAAGGTCCTCGACACCGCCCGTGCGGTCATGCCCGGGGTGGAGATCGTCCTGCGTGAGATGGTCACCGGCGACCAGCTCGACGCGCTGACCGAGTCCAGCCTTGACCTGGGGCTGGTACGGCCCCCGGTGAACAGCCCGGAGCTGAGCTCACGGCCCGCGGCACAGGAACGGCTCGTGGCCGCGCTGCCCGCGGGCCATCCGCTCGCCGAGGGCGAGGGCGCGCTCGACATCGCCGCGTTCGACCGGCAGGACGTGCTGATGTACTCCACCAAGGAGTCCCGCTATTTCCACGAGCTGCTGATCAGTGTCTTCCGGGCGGCGGGCATCGCCCCCACCTTCAGCCAGTATCTGAGCCAGGTCCACAGCATCCTCGCGCTGGTGAACGGCGGCTGGGGCATCGCGCTGGTCCCGGAGGCGGCCACCCAACTGCGTTACGCGGGCGTGGTCTTCAGGGACGTGCACCTGGCGGCCCCCGCGCCGGTCGAGCTGTCGCTCACCTGGCGCACCGGCAACGACAATCCGGCGCTGCACGCCCTGCTCCGGCACCTGTGAGGTCCGGCCCGGATGTCCCGGCCCGGACGTCCGATTCAATTTGGGTATCGCAGCATACGAAACAAGTGTTTGACCCGCATGCGTACGCGTCCTAGCTTCCTCGGTAGCGAGAGCCGTATCCCGCACCGATCCCGGAAGGACTCCCATTGAGCGCCCCCGCACCCGGTGCACGCCCGCCGCAGGTCGTCTCCGTCCGCGTCGTACCCGTCGCCGGGCAGGACAGCATGCTGCTCAATCTCAGCGGCGCGCACGCTCCCCACTTCACCCGCAATCTGGTCGTCCTGACCGACTCCGAGGGACGTACCGGAGTCGGTGAGGTGCCGGGCGGTGAGGGCATCCGGACGACGCTGGAGGAGTCGCGGGACCTGGTCGTCGGGCGGTCCGTCGGCGATCACCACGCCGTACTGCGCGCGGTGCGTGAGCGCTTCGGCGACCGGGACACGGCGGGGCGCGGCACCCAGACCTTCGATCTGCGGGTCACGGTGCACGCGGTCACCGCGCTCGAATCTGCGCTGCTCGACCTGCTCGGCCAGCACCTCGGGCTGCCCCTGAGCGCGCTGCTGGGCGAGGGGCTGCAGCGCGACAGGGTGCCCGTACTCGGCTATCTCTTCTACGTGGGTGACCGGGGGCGTACCGACCTGGCGTACCGCGACGGGAGTGACGAGCGGGACGACTGGCTGAGGCTGCGCGACGAGGAGGCGCTGACCCCGGAGGCCATCGTCGCTCTCGCCGAGGCTGCTCAACAGCGGTACGGCTTCCAGGACTTCAAGCTCAAGGGCGGTGTGCTGCCGGGGCACGAGGAGGCCGACGCCGTACGGGCACTGGCCGAGCGATTCCCGGAGGCGCGGATCACCCTGGACCCGAACGGCGCCTGGCCGCTCGCCGAAGCCGTGGCGCTGGGCCGCGAGTTGCGCGACGTCCTGGCGTACGCGGAGGACCCGTGCGGCGCGGAGGGCGGTTACTCGGGCCGGGAGACCATGGCCGAATTCCGCCGCGCCACCGGGCTGCGTACGGCGACGAACATGATCGCCACCGACTGGCGGCAACTCGGGCACGCCGTACGCGCCGACGCGGTCGACATCCCGCTGGCCGACCCGCACTTCTGGACGATGAACGGTTCGGTGCGGGTGGCGCAGCTCTGTGAGGCGTGGGGGCTGACCTGGGGGTCGCACTCCAACAACCACTTCGATGTCTCGCTGGCGATGTTCACGCATGTCGCTGCCGCCGCTCCGGGCGACATCACGGCGATCGACACCCACTGGATCTGGCAGGACGGCCAGCGGCTCACCGCGCGACCGTTCGAGATCAAGGACGGCATGCTGGAGGTGCCGGAGCGGCCGGGGCTGGGTGTCGACCTCGACATGGAGCGCGTGGAGGCGGCGCACGAGCTGTACCGGAGTCTCGGGCTGGGGGCCCGCGACGACGCGACGGCGATGCGGTATCTGGTGCCGGACTGGCAGTTCGACAACAAGCGTCCGGCGCTCGTACGCGACACCGACCGCCGCCGCCCGAGTCAGCCCTGACGTCCTCTGGAACGGACCTAGTAGATGGACAGGCCGTAGACCGACAGCCACTCCACGACCGGCTGGTAGTAGGTGACACCGCCCGAGGAGCAGTTTCCGGACGAGGCGACGATGATGCCGAGTGCGGTGCCTCCGGAGAACGCGGGGCCGCCGGCGTCACCGGGCTCTGAGCAGATGTTGGACCTGAAGAGTCCGCTCACGGAGCCCTCCGGGTAGTTGACCGTGACGTTCACGGCCGTGACGGTGCCGCAGCGGACGCCGGTCGTCCGGCCGACATGGCAGAGGGACTGACCGACCGTCGGGTTCGCGGCGCCGGTGATGTCCTGGTTGCCGCCGCTGCCGAGTGCGACCTCACCGGGGAAGGCCACCGTCGAGCTGTTGATGTAGCGGACGAGGGCGTAGTCGTTGCCCGGGAAGCTCGTTCCGGCGGTGGTGCCGATGAACACGGTCAGGGCCGCGTCCGCGTACCAGTTGGAGGTGCCCTGGGCGCAGCGCCCGGACACCAGGCCGAAGAAGGTGGCGCTGGTGCGGGCGTTGAAGCCGACGGTGCAGCGGGCGCCGCTGCTGCTGTAGATGAGGTTGCCGCCGCGTACCTGAACGACCTTGCCGCTCTCGGCCGTTGAGGCCGTCGCGGCGGCCGGCTCCTGCGCGTACGCCGTCGATCCGGTCGCGGCGGACCAGCCGAGCAGCAGGGTCAGCGCCGCGACGGCGGACCCGGCGGTGCGCAGCGCTCTTCGGAACGGTCTCTCGATGCGGTACGGACTCATGTTCCCTCCCCGATTACCCTGACATGTCATGGGCCTGCCATTCTGGAGGGGCGGGGCGGGATGTGTCAGTCCCAAAGACGCCATTCGGCCGGACCCGGCCAAGCAGGGCCGGACTCGGCCAGCGGGTGGCTGGACTCGGCCAATCTCGTGGCCGAACGCGGCCACGGGCCGGCCGCCCGGCTCATCCGCCGGTGTGCCGGGCCGCGGCCTCCAGGTCCAGCAGGACGGACTTGGCGGCCGGACCGCCCGCGTAACCCCCGAGCGTTCCGTCGCTGCGCAGCACGCGGTGGCAGGGGACGACGACGGGCAGCGGGTTGGTCGCGCAGGCCGTGCCGACCGCGCGGACCGCCTTCGGATTGCCCACGAGACGCGCGACCTCGGCGTAACTGAGCGTGCGTCCGTAGGCGATCTCCGGGAGGTGACGCTGCACCAGCTGCCGGAACCCGTGGGACAGCGACAGGTCGAGGGGCAGGTCGAACGTCCTGCGCGCGCCGGCGAAGTACTGGTCGAGTTCGCGGGCCACGTCGTCGAGCCGCCTGGGGGCACGCAGCACCCGGGGGCTCAGTGTCGTGGCGAGGGTGTCGAGGACCTGGTCGTGGTCCTGGTTGTGGAAGGCCACGCGGACGAGGCCCTTCTCGGTCGAGGCGAGCAGCAGGCGGCCGACGGGGCTGTCGACGACGGTGTACGCGACGTCCAGCAGGCCGTCGCGGCCGGCCGCGTCCTCCAGCCTGGTGTGCAGCCGGGCGAGGGTCCCGGGGTCCGCGGAGGCGCGGGCGAGGAGGGTGGAGAGGTCCGGGTCAGCGGCGGTGTCCTTC
This window of the Streptomyces niveus genome carries:
- a CDS encoding S1 family peptidase, with amino-acid sequence MSPYRIERPFRRALRTAGSAVAALTLLLGWSAATGSTAYAQEPAAATASTAESGKVVQVRGGNLIYSSSGARCTVGFNARTSATFFGLVSGRCAQGTSNWYADAALTVFIGTTAGTSFPGNDYALVRYINSSTVAFPGEVALGSGGNQDITGAANPTVGQSLCHVGRTTGVRCGTVTAVNVTVNYPEGSVSGLFRSNICSEPGDAGGPAFSGGTALGIIVASSGNCSSGGVTYYQPVVEWLSVYGLSIY
- a CDS encoding methylated-DNA--[protein]-cysteine S-methyltransferase — encoded protein: MKDTAADPDLSTLLARASADPGTLARLHTRLEDAAGRDGLLDVAYTVVDSPVGRLLLASTEKGLVRVAFHNQDHDQVLDTLATTLSPRVLRAPRRLDDVARELDQYFAGARRTFDLPLDLSLSHGFRQLVQRHLPEIAYGRTLSYAEVARLVGNPKAVRAVGTACATNPLPVVVPCHRVLRSDGTLGGYAGGPAAKSVLLDLEAAARHTGG
- a CDS encoding enolase C-terminal domain-like protein; amino-acid sequence: MLLNLSGAHAPHFTRNLVVLTDSEGRTGVGEVPGGEGIRTTLEESRDLVVGRSVGDHHAVLRAVRERFGDRDTAGRGTQTFDLRVTVHAVTALESALLDLLGQHLGLPLSALLGEGLQRDRVPVLGYLFYVGDRGRTDLAYRDGSDERDDWLRLRDEEALTPEAIVALAEAAQQRYGFQDFKLKGGVLPGHEEADAVRALAERFPEARITLDPNGAWPLAEAVALGRELRDVLAYAEDPCGAEGGYSGRETMAEFRRATGLRTATNMIATDWRQLGHAVRADAVDIPLADPHFWTMNGSVRVAQLCEAWGLTWGSHSNNHFDVSLAMFTHVAAAAPGDITAIDTHWIWQDGQRLTARPFEIKDGMLEVPERPGLGVDLDMERVEAAHELYRSLGLGARDDATAMRYLVPDWQFDNKRPALVRDTDRRRPSQP
- a CDS encoding putative glycolipid-binding domain-containing protein, producing the protein MSTFVPPPATAAWAHEHARQGFEVVYFRRSGDVRRDQHAPHGQDWLHIVGCTTAVEDGRTWTVDYDLTLDAGWVTRRAVVTCRSEAGTRSTVLQADGAGRWRVDGAPAPYLDGCLDVDLESSAMTNALPVHRFRLPVGTLTSAPAAYVRALDLSVERLDQDYRRAPDEGSRQCYDYSAPVFDFRCRLVYDEAGLVLSYPGIATRAA
- a CDS encoding LysR substrate-binding domain-containing protein is translated as MFTLVQLTNFVAVAEELHFGRAAERLQMTQPPLSRQIQLLEATLRVQLFDRTNRSVRLTPAGRAFLHEARRILRQTEQATIAVRQVSTGEAGAIAIGFTAASAYSMLGKVLDTARAVMPGVEIVLREMVTGDQLDALTESSLDLGLVRPPVNSPELSSRPAAQERLVAALPAGHPLAEGEGALDIAAFDRQDVLMYSTKESRYFHELLISVFRAAGIAPTFSQYLSQVHSILALVNGGWGIALVPEAATQLRYAGVVFRDVHLAAPAPVELSLTWRTGNDNPALHALLRHL
- a CDS encoding SAM-dependent methyltransferase, which encodes MTSGTPKPQIDTSKPHPARLYDYFLGGKDNYPVDRELAEKLAKGAQRGAQINREFMHRAVAWAARSGFDQFLDIGTGIPTQPNLHQIVQKIVPSARIVYADNDPVVLRHAEALLISTDEGATDYVETDVREPREVLEHARRFLDFDRPVALSLVAVLHFLGDDDDPYGVTRTLVDALPSGSLLVISHGTADFLDPEQAKKVTGTYQSGGITLRPRTRAEVERFFDGLDLVEPGLVRAPEWYKDTTAPANEESGFYVGAARVR
- a CDS encoding GNAT family N-acetyltransferase translates to MIVRLARERDLPGFLGLAAQVEHWFGPMVDDPGFSDAVAEHIRDSKALLAVGPDTTPEPDPQPPLLGGLLFGSDAPTFHVHWLVVSRQARGQGVGAALMADAMKRYVTGPGTVEVVTFGADHPGAVESGARVFYERLCFTPAEATDPGPEGGSRQIYRLTVS